The Zestosphaera sp. genome has a window encoding:
- the argF gene encoding ornithine carbamoyltransferase has translation MRYLKGRDFLSVADLTSEELMFTLSTAYNLKQRFYGGERIIPVLKGKTVMMIFQKPSTRTRISFEQAIVQLGGHSITVNWQELQLGRGETIADTARVLERYVDGIVARVYKHSDLEELAKYANIPVINALSDREHPCQAVGDMLTIYEKKGRLKGVTLAYVGDGGNNVAHSLILAASKLGINVRVGTAEGYDPNPEILKVAEEEASRSGSVIEILRTPEEAVRGADVVYTDVWVSMGQEAEREKRIKDLSKFRVTPELMRLAKKDAIFMHCLPALRGMEVVDEVIDGVWSVVWDQAENRLHAQKALLALLI, from the coding sequence ATGAGGTACTTGAAAGGCAGGGATTTCCTTTCAGTCGCTGACTTAACCTCAGAGGAGCTTATGTTCACGCTAAGCACTGCTTACAACCTGAAGCAGAGGTTTTATGGTGGCGAGAGAATAATACCCGTGCTTAAGGGCAAAACAGTCATGATGATCTTCCAGAAACCAAGCACCAGAACCAGGATTAGTTTTGAGCAAGCTATAGTACAGTTAGGTGGTCACTCAATAACTGTTAACTGGCAGGAACTCCAGTTAGGTAGAGGCGAAACCATAGCTGACACGGCAAGAGTTCTAGAGAGATACGTTGATGGCATTGTCGCAAGAGTTTACAAACACAGCGACCTAGAAGAACTGGCTAAATATGCTAATATACCAGTCATAAACGCTTTAAGCGATAGAGAACATCCGTGCCAGGCAGTAGGAGATATGTTAACAATCTATGAAAAGAAAGGAAGACTGAAAGGAGTTACGTTAGCTTACGTAGGTGATGGAGGCAATAACGTGGCTCACTCACTAATACTGGCGGCAAGCAAGCTGGGAATCAACGTAAGAGTAGGTACTGCGGAGGGTTACGACCCAAACCCAGAGATACTCAAGGTAGCTGAAGAAGAAGCTTCGAGATCTGGTTCAGTAATAGAGATATTGAGGACACCTGAAGAAGCCGTCAGGGGAGCTGATGTCGTCTATACAGACGTGTGGGTTAGCATGGGTCAGGAAGCAGAAAGAGAAAAAAGAATCAAGGATTTGAGTAAGTTTAGAGTGACGCCGGAGCTCATGAGACTGGCTAAGAAAGACGCTATATTCATGCACTGCCTGCCAGCACTGAGAGGCATGGAGGTAGTAGATGAAGTCATAGATGGTGTTTGGTCGGTAGTCTGGGACCAAGCAGAGAACAGGCTACACGCACAGAAAGCTCTGCTCGCTCTCCTCATATAG
- a CDS encoding DUF4443 domain-containing protein, whose product MKEVRILLKITEERGGVKPAFSPYHVFKVLEFLYVRGISSRHELMRLSGLGEASIKTLLNRLREAGLISISRPHGTKLTEAGRELAGSLRNLIKLIPYLRIESVCANCAISGLVLSNGRTILYKVGGVIVLRDLVVKEGADGALILTYSKGAFYLPLVGGLEELKSGELPQQLRDSQIRDNDLIVLGMCYSSNGERCLAATVNAIIKVLSSEGIEG is encoded by the coding sequence ATGAAGGAAGTAAGGATACTCCTCAAGATAACTGAGGAGAGAGGCGGTGTTAAGCCGGCTTTCTCACCTTATCACGTCTTTAAAGTACTTGAGTTTCTTTATGTGCGTGGTATTAGCAGCAGGCACGAGCTAATGAGGTTATCAGGCTTAGGAGAAGCTAGCATTAAGACTTTGCTTAACAGGTTGAGGGAAGCTGGTTTAATCAGTATTTCAAGACCTCATGGAACTAAACTAACAGAAGCTGGTAGAGAGCTGGCGGGTAGTCTTAGGAACCTCATAAAATTAATTCCTTATTTAAGGATTGAGAGCGTGTGTGCGAACTGCGCTATCTCTGGACTTGTCTTAAGTAATGGCCGCACTATCTTGTATAAGGTGGGCGGAGTGATAGTTCTTAGAGACTTGGTAGTTAAGGAGGGCGCAGACGGAGCTTTAATACTGACATACTCTAAAGGAGCTTTTTATCTTCCCTTAGTGGGCGGGCTGGAAGAACTAAAGAGTGGAGAGCTTCCTCAGCAGTTAAGAGATTCTCAGATACGTGATAACGACTTGATAGTCTTGGGCATGTGTTACTCAAGTAATGGTGAACGATGCCTCGCTGCTACAGTTAATGCAATCATTAAAGTTCTGAGTTCCGAGGGTATTGAGGGGTGA
- a CDS encoding adenosine-specific kinase, producing MNVGELKKIEVVDIPVPQGTNIIIGHTHFIKSVEDIYEALITSSTVIKFGIAFNEASGERLVRSDGNDEELIKLAEDAALKIGAGHTFVIYLRNAWPINVLNSLKNVQEVCRIYTATANPVQVLVAETNQGKGVIGVVDGFAVVGVENAESKKHRHEFLRKIGYKR from the coding sequence ATGAATGTGGGCGAGCTGAAGAAGATAGAGGTAGTAGATATTCCAGTACCTCAAGGAACCAACATCATAATAGGTCATACACACTTCATTAAGTCAGTCGAGGACATTTATGAAGCTCTAATAACGTCATCAACTGTGATTAAGTTCGGTATAGCTTTCAATGAGGCTAGTGGTGAGAGGCTAGTTAGAAGTGATGGAAACGACGAGGAATTAATCAAGCTAGCTGAAGACGCCGCTCTCAAGATAGGGGCTGGACATACGTTCGTGATCTACTTAAGGAATGCTTGGCCCATAAACGTGTTGAACTCGCTAAAGAACGTGCAGGAGGTGTGCAGAATATACACAGCTACGGCAAACCCTGTTCAAGTATTAGTTGCTGAAACAAATCAAGGTAAGGGAGTCATAGGAGTTGTAGACGGCTTCGCAGTAGTCGGGGTTGAGAACGCTGAGAGTAAGAAGCACCGTCACGAGTTTCTTAGGAAAATAGGCTATAAAAGATAA